In Prionailurus viverrinus isolate Anna chromosome C2, UM_Priviv_1.0, whole genome shotgun sequence, one DNA window encodes the following:
- the GPR160 gene encoding probable G-protein coupled receptor 160: MTALSSGNCSFQYQLRQANRSLDGNCLLFLIILGKVLLNTLTLGMRRKNTCHNFMEYFCFSLAFIDFLLLVNISIIYYYRDFVLLGVRFTKYHICLFTQIISFTYGFLHYPVFLIACIDYYLNFSKTPKLALKCKKIFYFFTVILIWISVLAYVLRDPGIYQSLKAQSVYSYQCPFYISIQSYWLSFSMVMILFMAFITSWSEVIALVQAVRMTSYMNETILYFPFPSHSSYTLSSKKALLPKFIICFLGTWLPFVLLQVITLLLKVQIPAYIEMNIPWLYFVNSFLIATVYWFNCHKLNLRDVALPADPFVNWKCCFIPLTIHNLEQIEKPISIIIC; this comes from the coding sequence ATGACTGCTCTTTCTTCCGGGAACTGCTCTTTTCAGTACCAGTTACGTCAAGCAAATCGGTCCCTAGATGGTAACTGTCTGCTATTCTTGATAATACTTGGGAAAGTATTACTAAATACCCTCACACtaggaatgagaagaaaaaacacCTGTCACAATTTTATGGagtatttttgcttttcactagcattcattgattttttaCTTCTAGTAAACATTTCCATTATATACTACTACAGAGATTTTGTACTTTTAGGTGTTAGGTTTACTAAATACCACATCTGCCTATTTactcaaattatttcatttacttacgGTTTTTTGCATTACCCGGTTTTCCTGATAGCTTGTATAGATTATTACCTGAATTTCTCTAAAACTCCAAAGCTTGCattgaaatgcaaaaaaatattttatttctttacagtaattttaatttggatttcagTCCTTGCTTATGTTTTGAGGGATCCAGGTATCTATCAAAGCCTGAAGGCACAGAGTGTTTATTCTTATCAATGTCCTTTCTACATTAGCATTCAGAGTTACTGGCTGTCATTTTCCATggtgatgattttatttatggcTTTTATAACCTCTTGGTCAGAAGTGATTGCCTTGGTGCAGGCTGTTAGGATGACTTCCTATATGAATGAGACTATCctgtattttccctttccttcccattcTAGTTATACTCTGAGCTCTAAGAAAGCACTCTTGCCCAAGTTCATTATCTGTTTTCTCGGTACCTGGCTACCATTTGTACTACTTCAAGTAATTACCCTTCTACTTAAAGTACAGATTCCAGCATATATTGAGATGAACATTCCGTGGTTGTACTTTGTCAATAGTTTTCTCATTGCCACAGTTTACTGGTTTAATTGTCACAAGCTTAATTTGAGAGATGTTGCATTACCTGCGGATCCTTTCGTCAACTGGAAATGCTGCTTCATTCCACTTACAATTCATAATCTTGAGCAAATTGAAAAGCCTATATcaataataatttgttaa